The sequence TCATCGGAAACATCATGAAGTCGTCCAGCCCGAGCGAAAAATAGGCGTGCCTCTTCAAGTCCAGTTGTGTGAGGAGCCCGACCGGCACCTCCTTCCAGGTCTTCACCATCCGGCTTAGAAAACTGGTGGTTCGGGGATCGAACCCAGGATCCAACTGGGCCGGGACCGGCCGGGTCTTGCCGTTTCGCGATAGGGCATGGTTCAACGTAAGGCGGTGTGTTTTGTTCACCCGCGCCAGTTTGCGAAACTTCGCCGTCATCTCGTGCTCCAGTCCGTACCACTCGAGCACGTCTGCGAGGTCGAGTCGGTAAATGGCGCACAGTGAAAAAAGTTTGTAGATGTTGGGCACTGAATTGGCATTCTCAATGACCGAGAGATGACTGTGGCGGATGGCGTATTGAGGGTTTCCTTCAATCCGCGCGATCTCGAGGCTTGCCGCCTGGATGGCCTCCTGCGTCAGTCCCAATTTCTCGCGGATTTTTTTAAGCTGATAGCCGGCATCGTGAGAGCGCATGGAATCCCTTTCCCGGGGAGTGCTCAGAAGCCTTGTCAAGATCTTGACAAAATGAGATCACTTCACCCTGTTCGCTGATTTCATGAAATAATGTCGACAGTATCAGCGTACGACCCCCAGAAGAAGATTGGCTCACGCAACTTTTCAGATCCAATCAGGTTCCAGAGCGGCTCAAGAAGGAGTCTTTAAGGTCGATCAAGCGATGACACTTCAGGACCTCCGGAGCCGGGTCGGGCCGGTACAGGCAAACGATATTGTCGACCGCGGAGATCATGGACACCCTGAAAGTAAGAACTCCAGGGGACCAATCACGCCGTTCTCTTATAGCGCTCAGTGACGGGGGAAGCGGGCTTCAACAATGCTGTGCATGCCGCCACGACTGGTGAATTCGCCCTTGACGCGGGCCCATCGCGGCCGGCACGCGGCAACAAAATCCTTCAGGATCTTGTTGACGGCGTTCTCGTAAAAGATTCCGAGATTTCGATACGCCAGGAAGTACTGTCGCAGGGACTTCAGTTCGACGCAGTGCTGGTTCGGCAAATAGTGGATCGTAATCGTTCCGAAATCAGGCAGGCCGGTCTTGGGGCACACGGAGGTATATTCGGTATTCACAATGGTGATTTCATAACGGGGAAATTGATTGGGCCACACGTCGATCTTCGGCAGCTTGGTATCAATTCCCGACTTGGCGTGCTCTTTGGTGTATCCCATGGAAATGTCGAATGATTCTTTTGGGACTGCCTGATTCTTCTTAAATTCTAGTCCAACTTTTGTCGGTTGTCCATTGATTTTGTTTTGACTCGCTCCGTCGTCATTTGGGTACCATCAAAAAAGACGACGGGTATTCCCCCAGCATCCCCGATCGTGAGTGAAGAGTTTATTTAAGTTCGCTTGAGCAGGAAAAAGCTTGGGGTGGGTGACTCGTCGACTAATGGGGGGGTCGTCCGGTTAACCTGTCCCGGGGGTTGAGGGGATCCCATTCACCCTGGCGGATCCCCTCGTACTCATATCTTCTTAAAGAATCCTCCTGCCGGGCGAGGCACAGACTTATGACGGAGCCGCAGGAGTGCTTTTTCGGCCGCTCCGGTTCTAAACGGGAAGCCCAGTTTTCAAGCATCCAGCTTCCCCTCCGTGTCTTTTCTCTCCTGCCCTGTCTAGTCGAGGTGAGAAAGAGCCCGGCGCCATCCTTCCTCCTCGGAGAAGGCGCCGGGCTGTAACTTCTCTAAAAAGTTCAAAGTTCCAAGTTGAAATTCCACGGTCCCAAGTCCAAGGTCCAAAGTCTAAAAAACAGTTCAAAGTTCAAGGTTCAAAGTCAAGAACCCCAAATTGAACATCAAATAGGGTTCTCACTTTTCGTCCACTTCTGATGTCTGCCTTCCGGCCTCAGAATTCTGACATCGGACTTCCGACTTCTGACGTCCGGCCTCCGACTTCATCCGGGGGCGCACCTCTGTGCGCCCCTACAGGAGAATTCCGGCCTCTGGCTTCCGTTTATTTCCTCTGGCACTGAGAACTGTCAACTTTCTCTTACGACTTCTGACCTTCGACTTCTGACTTCCGACCTTTGGTTCCGGCTTCTGTTTCGATCCTCTGGCAACTGACAACTGGCAACCTTCGAATGCGCGTCATTGTTCGTTTGACTTCATCCTGCGGACAACCTACAATCAGGTTTGAATTTAAATTCAACCACATACAACGAAATTTGATTTATTGAGGTCTAATAAATCGAACTTGAAAATTGAGGTTAGAAGAATCAAATGACTCGCCATGTGAGAAAAATCTGGATTTCCATTCTGGGGATATTCCTGCTCTGCCTTGCGCTCGGCGTGGAATACTCGTCCGGATCGTCGGCATCCAATTCGGGACCGGCCGCTTCCCCGCAGAATCCTCCTCCCGCCAATCCTCCCTCGTCCGATCCACAGGGCCAGGAAAAACCCAAGCCGGAAGGGGAGCGCCCGGAGGGGCCCCAGCAGCCTGCCGGCGAAGCCCCCATCAAGGGACCCAAAAAGAAGAAGAAGGCCGAGGAGGAGAAGCCGAAGGAGAAGATCAGCGAGAAGGCCGGCGACGTGGCCCGGATCACCGTGAACGTGGAGCTTGTGCGGCTGGACATTGTTGCGACCGACGGGCACGGGACGCCCATCCCCGGGCTGACGGAGAAAAACTTCCGCGTGTACGAAGACAAGGTCGAACAGAAGATTCAGAACTTCCAGCCCACGGAGGCCCCGCTGACAACCGTGCTCATGATGGAATTCAGCCGCGCGACGTGCCCCCTGATGTACAGCATGTGCGACTTCGGCTATTACACCCTCACCTCGGATGCCCGCCAACTGGCGAACATGCTGTTCCAGGGATTGCGCCCGGAAGACTGGATCGCGGTGGTGGCCTACGATATCAAGCCTGAGATTCTGGCGGACTTTACGCAGGAAAAGCGCAATCTCTACGACGCCTTGCGCCGCATGCAGGTCCCCGCGTGGAGTGAGGCGAATCTCTTTGACGCCCTTTCCGACACGCTCGGCCGGTTGGATGAGGTTGACGGCAAGAAGTCGGTCGTCCTGTTTACGACCGGCCTCGACACCTTCAGTAAATTGACCTACGACAAGATTCTGAAGAGAGTCCAGAACACCGATGTCAGCATTTACCCAGTCAGTTTCGGAGCCTCACAACGCATCATGAATGACGACCGGATGGGTCCCATCAACCGGCTCAATTTTCTGCAGGCCGACAATCAACTGACCACGTTTGCACGGGACACTGGCGGGAAGGCCTATTTCCCCCGCTTCGAAGGGGAATGGCCGGGCATTCTGCAGGATATCATGGCAAACCTGCGCAGCCAGTACTCCATCGGCTATGCCCCCTCCAATCCGGCACGCGACGGGAAATTTCATAAGGTCAAGGTGGACCTGGTCGCGCCCGATGGCGGCCCGCTCAAGGTGGTGGATCAACACGGCAAGACCTTGAAGGTCGACCTGCGATACCGGCCGGGCTATTATGCACCGAAAGCATAGGGGGAGGTGATAGGTCATAGGTAATAGGTGGTAGCTAGTAGAGAAGAGAAGTCAGAGGTCGGAAGTCGGAGGTCAGATAAGGTATCCAATCCTTACTGGGCCTTTTCCCTTGTAGCGC comes from Terriglobia bacterium and encodes:
- a CDS encoding helix-turn-helix domain-containing protein translates to MRSHDAGYQLKKIREKLGLTQEAIQAASLEIARIEGNPQYAIRHSHLSVIENANSVPNIYKLFSLCAIYRLDLADVLEWYGLEHEMTAKFRKLARVNKTHRLTLNHALSRNGKTRPVPAQLDPGFDPRTTSFLSRMVKTWKEVPVGLLTQLDLKRHAYFSLGLDDFMMFPMIKPGSLVQVDVKRNTISREGWRSEFDRPVYLLELRDRYACCWCSLVKDRLHLVPHPLSPCKPETVPYPQGVDVVGQVVGVTMRLSKNERKR
- the queF gene encoding preQ(1) synthase; amino-acid sequence: MGYTKEHAKSGIDTKLPKIDVWPNQFPRYEITIVNTEYTSVCPKTGLPDFGTITIHYLPNQHCVELKSLRQYFLAYRNLGIFYENAVNKILKDFVAACRPRWARVKGEFTSRGGMHSIVEARFPRH
- a CDS encoding VWA domain-containing protein; translated protein: MTRHVRKIWISILGIFLLCLALGVEYSSGSSASNSGPAASPQNPPPANPPSSDPQGQEKPKPEGERPEGPQQPAGEAPIKGPKKKKKAEEEKPKEKISEKAGDVARITVNVELVRLDIVATDGHGTPIPGLTEKNFRVYEDKVEQKIQNFQPTEAPLTTVLMMEFSRATCPLMYSMCDFGYYTLTSDARQLANMLFQGLRPEDWIAVVAYDIKPEILADFTQEKRNLYDALRRMQVPAWSEANLFDALSDTLGRLDEVDGKKSVVLFTTGLDTFSKLTYDKILKRVQNTDVSIYPVSFGASQRIMNDDRMGPINRLNFLQADNQLTTFARDTGGKAYFPRFEGEWPGILQDIMANLRSQYSIGYAPSNPARDGKFHKVKVDLVAPDGGPLKVVDQHGKTLKVDLRYRPGYYAPKA